The DNA segment GAGTTGTCCAAGCTCGATCTCGAACTGCGCAGGGAGGGCGACATCCTCGGCGCGGCGCAATCGGGAAAGCGCTCGGGCCTGAAGCTGCTGTCATTGCTGGCCGACGAACCGGTCATCGCGGGAGCGAGAGCCGTCGCGCAGCGGATCGTCGAGCGCGATCCTTCGCTGACCGAGCATCCCGGGCTGGCAGGCATGGTGTCCGAGGTGATCGACACCGAACGGGCCGAATACCTCGACAAGTCCTGACCCGTGCGGAGGGTGCACGGCAGGTAACGTCTGGCGTGGTTGCCGGTGCCTCGGCCCGTTCTCCGGATGAGGTCCGAATGAGGTCCATCACCTGGGATGGAACTCCCGGAGAGCGGGACTTTCGAGGTAACGTGCCTGCGACCGATCCGAGCAACCGGAAGGACCGGGGATGTTCCGCAAAGTGCTCGTCGCCAACAGGGGCGAGATCGCCATTCGCGCGTTCCGTGCTGCCTACGAACTGGGCGCGGGCACGGTCGCCGTGTTCCCGCACGAGGATCGCAATTCACTGCACCGGCTCAAGGCCGACGAGGCGTACGAGATCGGCGAGCAAGGCCACCCCGTGCGGGCCTACCTCTCCGTCGACGAGGTCGTCCGCGCCGCTCGCATGGCCGGAGCCGACGCCGTCTACCCCGGGTACGGATTTCTGTCGGAGAACCCCGATCTGGCCAGAGCGTGCGAGGAAGCGGGAATCGCCTTCGTCGGCCCTTCCGCCGACATCCTCGAACTGACCGGCAACAAGGCGCGCGCCGTCGCCGCCGCCCGCGAGGCGGGCGTGCCCGTGCTCGGCTCGTCGGCGCCCTCGTCCGATGTGGACGAACTGGTCGAGGCGGCTGGCGAACTCGGATTCCCCGTCTTCGTCAAGGCCGTCGCCGGTGGCGGCGGGCGCGGCATGCGCAGGGTCGGCGACCCCAAGCAGCTCAGGGAGTCCATCGAGGCAGCGGCGAGGGAAGCCGAATCCGCCTTCGGTGACCCCACCGTCTTCCTGGAGAAGGCGGTGGTCGAGCCCCGCCACATCGAGGTGCAGATCCTCAGCGACGGCACCGGTGGCGAGGACGGCGTCATCCACCTCTACGAGCGCGACTGTTCCGTGCAGCGGCGGCACCAGAAGGTCATCGAACTCGCCCCCGCGCCCAATCTGGATCCGGAACTGCGGGAACGGATCTGCGCCGACGCGGTCAAGTTCGCGAAGCAGATCGGCTACCGCAACGCGGGCACCGTCGAATTCCTCGTCGACCGCGACGGCAACCACGTCTTCATCGAGATGAACCCGCGCATCCAGGTCGAGCACACGGTGACCGAGGAGGTCACCGACGTCGACCTCGTGCAGTCGCAGTTGCGGATCGCGGCGGGTGAGACGCTGTCGGAGCTCGGCCTCACCCAGGACTCGGTCTACCTTCGCGGCGCCGCCATGCAGTGCAGGATCACCACGGAGGATCCGGCCAACGGCTTCCGGCCGGACACCGGCATGATCAGCGCCTACCGCTCGCCTGGCGGCTCCGGCATCCGGCTCGACGGCGGAACCGCCTTCGCCGGCACCGAGATCAGCGCGCACTTCGACTCGATGCTCGTCAAGCTCACGTGCAGGGGAAGGACGTTCAAGACCGCCGTCGGAAGGGCGCGCAGGGCGCTCGCCGAGTTCCGCATTCGCGGTGTGGCGACGAACATCCCGTTCCTGCAAGCCGTGCTCGACGACGCCGACTTCCAGGAAGGCCGGGTCACCACGGCGTTCATCGAGGAACGGCCGCACCTGCTCACCGCGCGGCACTCCGCGGACAGGGGCACGCGCCTGCTCAACTACCTCGCCGACGTCACGGTCAACAAACCGAACGGCGAACGGCCGAGGCTCATCAACCCGGAGACCAAGATCCCGCCGCTGCCCGACGGTCCTCCGCCGCCGGGATCGAAGCAGCGGCTCACTGAACTCGGGCCGGAGGGCTTCGCCCGGTGGATGCGGGAGTCGCCGAATGTCGGCGTCACCGACACCACCTTCCGCGACGCTCACCAGTCCCTGCTCGCGACAAGGGTGCGCAGCAAGGACCTGCTCGCCATCGCGCCGGTCGTCGCCAAGACCGTTCCCCAGCTGCTTTCGGTCGAATGCTGGGGCGGGGCGACCTACGACGTCGCGCTGCGCTTCCTCGCCGAGGACCCGTGGGAACGGCTCGCCGGACTGCGTGAGGCGATCCCCAACGTGTGCCTGCAGATGCTGCTGAGGGGACGCAACACCGTCGGCTACACCCCGTATCCCACCGAGGTGACCGACGCGTTCGTCGACGAGGCGACCAGGACCGGCATCGACATCTTCCGCATCTTCGACGCACTCAACGACGTCGAGCAGATGCGGCCCGCGATCGACGCGGTGCGCGCGACGGGAACGGCGGTCGCCGAGGTGGCGCTGTGCTACACCTCGGACCTTTCGGATCCGGCCGAGAAGCTGTACACGCTCGACTACTACCTCAAGCTCGCCGAGCAGATCGTCGGCGCGGGCGCGCACGTGCTCGCGATCAAGGACATGGCGGGACTGCTGCGGGCACCGGCCGCGGCGAAGCTGGTCACCGCGCTGCGCAAGGAATTCGACCTTCCGGTGCACATCCACACGCACGACACGGCTGGCGGTCAGCTCGGCAGCTATCTCGCGGCGATCAACGCGGGAGCCGACGCGGTCGACGGTGCCGTCGCGTCCATGGCGGGCACCACCTCGCAGCCGTCGCTGTCGGCGATCGTGGCGGCGACCGACTTCTCGGCGAGGCCGACGGGCTTGGATCTCCAGGCCATCGGTGATCTGGAGCCGTACTGGGAGATCGTGCGCAAGATCTACGCGCCGTTCGAGGCGGGGCTGGCCTCCCCGACCGGGCGGGTCTATCACCACGAGATCCCGGGAGGGCAGCTCTCCAACCTGCGTACTCAGGCGAAGGCGCTCGGTCTCGGCGACCGGTTCGAGGACATCGAGGCCATGTACGCCGCGGCTGACCGGATGCTCGGTCACCTCGTGAAGGTCACGCCGTCCTCGAAGGTCGTCGGTGACCTCGCGCTGCACCTCGTCGGCGCGGGCGTCGCGCCGGAGGACTTCGAGGCCGACCCCGGCAAGTACGACATCCCGGACTCGGTCATCGGGTTCCTGCGCGGCGAACTCGGTGACCCGCCTGGCGGCTGGCCCGAACCGTTCCGCACCAAGGCACTCGCGGGAAGGGCGAACGCGAAACCCGTCGCCGAACTGTCCGAAGAGGACAAGGGCGACCTCGCCGCCGACCGGCGCGGCACGCTGAACCGGTTGCTGTTCCCCGCGCCGACCCAGGAGTACGTCGCTCACAAGGAGGCATACGGCGACACGAGCGTGTTGCCGAGCAAGGACTTCTTCTACGGCTTGCGGCCGGGCGAGGAGTACTCGGTCGATCTCGAACAGGGCGTTCGGCTGCTCATCGAACTGGAGGCCATCGGCGAGGCCGACGAGCGCGGTGTGCGGACCGTCATGGCCACGCTCAACGGTCAGCTCAGGCCCATCCAGGTGCGGGACCTTTCGGTCGCGGCCGACCTGCCCGCGAAGGAGAAGGCGGACAAGGGCAACGACCGGCACGTCGCCGCTCCGTTCGCTGGGGTGGTCACGGCGCAGGTCGCCGAGGGCGACACGATCGAAGCGGGGGACACTGTCGCGACCATCGAGGCGATGAAGATGGAAGCCGCCATCACCGCGCAGGTGGGTGGCATCGTGCAACGACTGGCGATCAACTCGGTGCAGCAGGTCGAAGGCGGTGACCTGCTGATCGTCCTGGAGTGACCGAGCGCCGCGACCAGTCGGCGTGGTCGCGTGGTGGGCTCCCGTGGCGTGGCCGGTGTGGCGCGGCTGGCCGCGTTGCGGGCTGGCGTGGCCGAGTGGCATGGCCGGTGTGGTCGTGTGGTGGGTTGGTGTGGCGTGGCTGACGTGGCCGCGTGGTGCGGCCGCGTGGTGCTGGTATGGCGTGGCCGCGTGGTGCGACTGCGTGGTGCGCTGGTATGGCCGGTGGGGTGCGGCTGGATGCCGAGTACGAGCGCCGGGCTGGGTGAGTGCTGGACCACCACCCAGCCCGGAACCTTCTCGCCCGCGAGTCCCCCGCCCAGGCCGCCGAGTTCTGCACTCAGGACGGCGAGATCCGCACTCAGGTCGCCGAGTTCCCCGCCCAGGTCGGCGAGTTCCCCGCCCAGGTCGGCGAGTTCTGCACTCAGGACGGCGAGATCCGCACTCAGGTCGGCGAGTTCCCCGCCCAGGTCGGCGAGTTCTGCACTCAGGACGGCGAGATCCGCACTCAGGTCGGCGAGTTCCCCGCCCAGGTCGGCGAGTTCTGCACTCAGGACGGCGAGATCCGCACTCAGGTCGCCGAGTTCCCCGCCCAGGTCGGCGAGTTCCCCGCCCAGGTCGGCGAGTTCTGCGTTCGGGTCGGCGAGTTCCCCGCCCAGGTCGGCGAGTTCTGCGTTCGGGTCGGCGAGTTCCCCGCACACGCCTTTGGGGCTGACGTGGATGCGAGGTGCCCGTTCGGGACGCGGTCCGCGAAGCACGTTCGCGAGACACGCTCCCGACGTGCGCCCGTGCCGGTGCCCGTGCCCCGAATGGGCATCTCGATGCCCTGAGTGCGGATCTCGGCAACCTGAACGCAGATCTCGGTGCCCTGAGTGCGGATCTCGCCGACCCCAGCGCGGAACTCGGCACTCCACCAGACCCGCCGCCCGCCTACCCCGGCCCGCACCGGCTACCCGGCCCGCGCCGCCGACCGGCTACGCCGCACGGCGGATCCACCCCTCGCTTTTGTTCCTCTCACGCAGGCCGGGTACGAAATTTTGTCACCAGACATCAGAAAACCGGGGCTTTTGCTACCAGGGTGATACATTTCGCCGCCCGCTTTCGATGTGTCCGGTGTCACCCCTCAAGGCTGCGGGGAAGGAGCTGTGACCGTGACCGGGCGCGTACTGGACGATTCGGCCGATTCGGTGGTGCTGCCTGGGCGGCTCGCCGACATCATGCGGCCGGAACTGGAAAGTGTTTCCGAGGAGATCGTGACCGAGATCCGGGGGCTGATTCCCGAATACCGGCGGCCGATCGACGGACCCTACGGAAAGTCGATCCGCGCGGGCGTGAGCCACGCGATCGCCTTGTTCGTCGAGCAGATCGCCAATCCGACCGCCTCGAAGGATCATGCCCACGAAGTGCACAGGAGGCTGGGCCAGTTCGAGATGCGGGAGGGCCGCAGCCTCGACACCTTGCAGGCCGCCTACCGGGTCGGCGCGAGGGTGGCGTGGCGGCGCATCATGCGGGTCGGCAGGAGGAGCGGTTTCTCGTCGGCGGTGATGTCGCAGCTCGCCGACGCCATGCTGGCTTTCATGGACGAGCTCGCCTCGGTGGCCCTCGATGGCTACCTTGAGGCCAAGGCGGGCTCTGCCGACGCGTTGGACACGTGGCGAAGACGTTTGCTGCAACTCATTCTCGAACGCCCTTCCGCGCCGTCCGAGGCGATCCACGAGCTGGCGCAGCTCGTCAACTGGCCGGTTCCGGAGCTGGCGACACCGATCGCGGTGCGCCCGCTTTACCGCTCGGCCTCACCGGGGCATCCCGCGCTCGACCCCGAGATCCTTGCCGAACTGGGCGGCAGGGAGCCGCACGTGCTGGTTCCCGGCGAGCTGACGAAGCAGCGCCTGCTGATGTTGCAGGCGGCGATGCCGGAGTCGCGCCTGGCGATCGGCCCTTGCGTGCCGCTCGACGCGGTCGCCGACGCGCTGCGCTGGTCGAGGAAGACACTGAACCTCGTCGACGAGGGTTCGTTGCCCGCGCTGCGGGTGACGTGGGTGCAGGACCGCCTTCCGCTGTTGCTGCTGCATTCCGACGAATCGCTGGCCGGGCAGTTGCGGCGCAGGCTGTACGGCCTGATGGAGGGGCTCACGAGCAAGCAGCGGGACCGGATGCTGACGACGTTGCGGGCGTGGCTCGACGCGCAGGGAAACGTGCTCGACGTCGCCGGAAAACTCGCGGTGCATCCGCAGACGGTGCGCTACCGGATGCGCCAGCTCGAAGCCATGTTCGGGGAACGCCTGCACGACCCGGAATCCCGGTTCGAACTGGAATTGGCGCTGCGCATGCTGCGGCTCGGCAAGACAGCGGCGACGTCGCTGTCCCGGACGGCACCTCGCGCGCTCGCCGGGCTTCCTAGCGTGGCGCCAGTTCGGTGATGACCCAGCCCTCACCTTCGCGCTGGGCGGTCACCAGCAGCTGAGCCGCCGCGACGCCGGGCTTGCCGTCGGCCCTGGTCGCCGACTGGTCGAGGAACGCGAGCACGGTGGCGCGGTCGCCGGTGAGGGAGAGCACCGCGGAGCCGACCACCTGTGTCGTCAGCGAAAGCCGTTGCTCGGGTGCTTGTTCGCGCACCCTCGCGAAAAGGTCCCGGTAGGTGTCGAGTGCCTGGCCTCTCAGTACTTCGCTCGCGGCCTTCTCGGTTGTGCCGATGTCGTCGAAGGCGTAGGAGAACACGGTGTTGAGCGCCCTGGTGACTCCGGCGTTGACCTCTGCGGTGCGTTGCTGGTCGACCAGCGCCTCGTTGCTCGCCGATGGCGAGGAGCGCAGGCCGCTTGCCTCGACGGTGAACCACGTTCCCAGCCCGAAGAGTACGGCGGCGGCGATGGCGAACACGACCGCGAGCCGGTGCCCGGCGGCCTTGTCGCGCACGTTCTTGAGCGCGATCACGACGCACCTCCGAGGGGAACCTGGTTGAGCGCGCTGAGTTTCCACTCGCCGTCGGTGTGTTGCAGTCGTGCGGTGAACCGGTTGCGGGCGGTCGCCGGTTCGGCGCCTTCCTTCGCGGTGGTGATCTCGACGGAGACGAGCATGGTCGCTGTTCCCGCGCGCTGGTCGAGATCGCTGATCGCGGCTTCGAGTACCTTCCCGGTGGCGACGGTTTCGTTGTCCCGCAACGTGTTCTTGGTTTCCTTGCCGGTCCCGGCGAATTCGTCGCGTAGCGGTCCCGTCGACGCGGCGACCCATCTGCCGATGCCACCGTCGATGTCGTGGTAGTCGAGGGTGGTGACCTCGGCGACGCGGGCGCGGCCCTGGGCAAGCGCCTCGTCGCGGGCTTGGGCGTAGGACAGGGTGTCGTCGCCCTTCGTGCTGATCCACGACCAGCCGCCCCAGCCCGCGTAGACCGCGGCGGCGGCGAGCACTCCGGCGGCGATTCTGGTCACTTTGTCAGCCACAGCAACTCCTCCAGGGTGGTCGAAACGGAAGAGAGCGGGGCGTTGCCCGTTCCGGGAACCGCCGCGGCCGGAACCCCGCCGACCGGGGAGTTCTGCGATCCGCGCACGGATCTGGGGTCGCCCCCCGGCAGGGTGCAGGCGGCCGAGGTGTTGAACGGCGCGGGCGAGGTGTCGGTGCCGGGACGATAGGTGGTGCCCTCGTAGCCCCGCACGCAGGGAAGCGGATCGAAGAAAGTCAGTGCCAGCGACAGGTTTCCGCCGTCGGGCGTGATGGCCGTCGAGGTCGAGGCGACGGCTTTGGGCGTCAGCACGAAGAACTGTTCCATGCCGTCGGTGCGCGCTTCGAACAGCCTTGCCGTGGTGAGCAGGTTCGCGACGAGGATGGAAAGCCCAGGGTCGGTGTCCTTGAGCAGTCCGCTGAGCTGGGTCGCCGCCTGCGGCGCCGTGCCGATGAGGGTGCGCAGGTCGCCGTCGGCTCCGGCGAGTTCGGCGGCGAACAGCTTCGCGTTGCTGCCGAAGGAACGCCAGGCCTGCGCCGAATCGGCCTGCGTGCGCAGCACGGTGGCGCCGTCGTCGATGAGCGCCGTCGTCTGTGGCAGAAAGTCGGTAGCGGTGCGGGTGAGCGAACTTGACGTGTCGAGCAGCAGTTGCAGGCTAGGGCCCGTCCCGTGCAGCGCGTTGTAGAACTCGTCGACCACGACCCGCAGCGAATCGGTCGGCACCGATTCGGTGAAGTCGCTGAGGCTGCCGAGCAGGTTCTCGACGGGCAGCGGAAGTGTCGATGCCTCGCGGGGAATGATGGCGCCCTCGTCGAGGTAGGGCCCGTCCTCGGTGCGGGGTTGCAGGTCGACGTACTGCTCGCCGACGGCGGATCGGTTGGCGACGACGGCGCGGGAGTTCGTGGGGATCGGCGGCGCGGAGGAATCGATGAGCAGGTCGGCTTCCATGCCGGTGTCGGTGAGCCGCAGTTCGCCGATCCTGCCGATGGCCACGCCCCGGTAGGTGACCTCGCCGTTGGTGAAGATGCCGCCCGCCTCGGAAAGTTCGAGCTTGACGACGTAGCCGCCCGCGCCGAAAAGCCTGCCGAGGCCCGCGTAGTTGGCTCCGACCAAGGCGACGGCGGCGAGCGCGACGGCGATGAAGGCGATGACCTGGACGCGGATCTTGGCGCTGAGCATCAGGG comes from the Prauserella marina genome and includes:
- a CDS encoding pyruvate carboxylase produces the protein MFRKVLVANRGEIAIRAFRAAYELGAGTVAVFPHEDRNSLHRLKADEAYEIGEQGHPVRAYLSVDEVVRAARMAGADAVYPGYGFLSENPDLARACEEAGIAFVGPSADILELTGNKARAVAAAREAGVPVLGSSAPSSDVDELVEAAGELGFPVFVKAVAGGGGRGMRRVGDPKQLRESIEAAAREAESAFGDPTVFLEKAVVEPRHIEVQILSDGTGGEDGVIHLYERDCSVQRRHQKVIELAPAPNLDPELRERICADAVKFAKQIGYRNAGTVEFLVDRDGNHVFIEMNPRIQVEHTVTEEVTDVDLVQSQLRIAAGETLSELGLTQDSVYLRGAAMQCRITTEDPANGFRPDTGMISAYRSPGGSGIRLDGGTAFAGTEISAHFDSMLVKLTCRGRTFKTAVGRARRALAEFRIRGVATNIPFLQAVLDDADFQEGRVTTAFIEERPHLLTARHSADRGTRLLNYLADVTVNKPNGERPRLINPETKIPPLPDGPPPPGSKQRLTELGPEGFARWMRESPNVGVTDTTFRDAHQSLLATRVRSKDLLAIAPVVAKTVPQLLSVECWGGATYDVALRFLAEDPWERLAGLREAIPNVCLQMLLRGRNTVGYTPYPTEVTDAFVDEATRTGIDIFRIFDALNDVEQMRPAIDAVRATGTAVAEVALCYTSDLSDPAEKLYTLDYYLKLAEQIVGAGAHVLAIKDMAGLLRAPAAAKLVTALRKEFDLPVHIHTHDTAGGQLGSYLAAINAGADAVDGAVASMAGTTSQPSLSAIVAATDFSARPTGLDLQAIGDLEPYWEIVRKIYAPFEAGLASPTGRVYHHEIPGGQLSNLRTQAKALGLGDRFEDIEAMYAAADRMLGHLVKVTPSSKVVGDLALHLVGAGVAPEDFEADPGKYDIPDSVIGFLRGELGDPPGGWPEPFRTKALAGRANAKPVAELSEEDKGDLAADRRGTLNRLLFPAPTQEYVAHKEAYGDTSVLPSKDFFYGLRPGEEYSVDLEQGVRLLIELEAIGEADERGVRTVMATLNGQLRPIQVRDLSVAADLPAKEKADKGNDRHVAAPFAGVVTAQVAEGDTIEAGDTVATIEAMKMEAAITAQVGGIVQRLAINSVQQVEGGDLLIVLE
- a CDS encoding PucR family transcriptional regulator: MTGRVLDDSADSVVLPGRLADIMRPELESVSEEIVTEIRGLIPEYRRPIDGPYGKSIRAGVSHAIALFVEQIANPTASKDHAHEVHRRLGQFEMREGRSLDTLQAAYRVGARVAWRRIMRVGRRSGFSSAVMSQLADAMLAFMDELASVALDGYLEAKAGSADALDTWRRRLLQLILERPSAPSEAIHELAQLVNWPVPELATPIAVRPLYRSASPGHPALDPEILAELGGREPHVLVPGELTKQRLLMLQAAMPESRLAIGPCVPLDAVADALRWSRKTLNLVDEGSLPALRVTWVQDRLPLLLLHSDESLAGQLRRRLYGLMEGLTSKQRDRMLTTLRAWLDAQGNVLDVAGKLAVHPQTVRYRMRQLEAMFGERLHDPESRFELELALRMLRLGKTAATSLSRTAPRALAGLPSVAPVR
- a CDS encoding MCE family protein encodes the protein MLSAKIRVQVIAFIAVALAAVALVGANYAGLGRLFGAGGYVVKLELSEAGGIFTNGEVTYRGVAIGRIGELRLTDTGMEADLLIDSSAPPIPTNSRAVVANRSAVGEQYVDLQPRTEDGPYLDEGAIIPREASTLPLPVENLLGSLSDFTESVPTDSLRVVVDEFYNALHGTGPSLQLLLDTSSSLTRTATDFLPQTTALIDDGATVLRTQADSAQAWRSFGSNAKLFAAELAGADGDLRTLIGTAPQAATQLSGLLKDTDPGLSILVANLLTTARLFEARTDGMEQFFVLTPKAVASTSTAITPDGGNLSLALTFFDPLPCVRGYEGTTYRPGTDTSPAPFNTSAACTLPGGDPRSVRGSQNSPVGGVPAAAVPGTGNAPLSSVSTTLEELLWLTK